The following are encoded together in the Corticium candelabrum chromosome 1, ooCorCand1.1, whole genome shotgun sequence genome:
- the LOC134183005 gene encoding zinc transporter ZIP3-like, producing MAISTTNSKVVSLFVLFIISLVVSLIPLRFHKLVSRPGAQIVLRFLSCFAGGIIFGTSLLHLFPEVKESFVRYNEEADKHVEYPVPEMMVGVGFMMVFLLEQTVASCRRQQRETTNKCVDALPNVVSSDNLVVGTCLPMSVEENSREVEDVVNDEAIESHHGHSHGVELLANNPGIKEYAFASALCLHALFEGLALGFLDTSSHVFQLLVGVSLHKATIAITLVIQLVKGRVKWKVSVAIALIFSFITPIGIAVGTGIEASGSTKSALGTLAETILQAIGAGTLLYVVVMGIILEEFREGDRHLQKSLCFLVGYLLVGLLAFIPEDHHDDDHSDHCNGTLTDVS from the exons ATGGCTATCAGCACGACCAACTCGAAAGTCGTCTCGCTCTTTGTCCTCTTCATCATCAGCCTCGTCGTGTCTCTCATCCCGCTGCGCTTCCACAAGTTGGTCTCTCGGCCCGGCGCTCAAATCGTCCTTCGCTTTCTGTCATGCTTTGCGG GTGGTATTATCTTCGGTACGTCGTTACTTCATCTCTTTCCTGAGGTAAAAGAGTCGTTTGTTCGCTACAATGAAGAGGCTGACAAGCACGTGGAATATCCGGTGCCAGAGATGATGGTGGGTGTCGGCTTCATGATGGTCTTCCTACTCGAGCAGACCGTCGCGTCCTGTCGTCGCCAACAACGTGAGACGACGAACAAGTGTGTCGATGCCTTGCCAAATGTGGTGAGTTCTGATAATCTCGTGGTTGGGACTTGTCTGCCCATGAGTGTGGAGGAGAATAGCAGGGAGGTCGAGGATGTGGTTAATGATGAAGCAATTGAGTCTCACCACGGGCATTCACATGGAGTCGAGTTGCTTGCCAATAATCCGGGGATCAAAGAGTATGCGTTTGCATCTGCACTGTGTCTTCATGCGTTGTTCGAGGGGCTCGCGCTGGGGTTCCTTGATACATCGAGTCATGTCTTTCAGCTGCTCGTCGGTGTGTCTCTTCATAAGGCAACGATTGCAATTACGTTAGTTATCCAGCTGGTGAAGGGTCGTGTCAAGTGGAAGGTGTCGGTCGCCATTGCTCTTATCTTCTCGTTCATCACTCCTATCGGTATCGCTGTCGGGACGGGCATCGAGGCGAGTGGATCGACAAAGAGTGCACTGGGAACACTAGCGGAGACCATTCTTCAGGCTATAGGAGCCGGGACGCTTCTCTACGTTGTTGTCATGGGAATTATTTTGGAAGAATTCAGAGAGGGCGATCGACATTTACAGAAGTCATTATGTTTTTTGGTCGGCTACCTCTTGGTAGGACTCTTGGCATTTATACCGGAAGATCATCACGACGACGATCATTCGGATCATTGTAATGGGACGTTGACTGACGTTTCGTAG
- the LOC134181892 gene encoding palmitoyltransferase ZDHHC16-like, producing the protein MIRFTEILLVVRIVVLSLTYNAARPLTSAVLMKSSTLPLFWMFARAVKMSGPLFVVGVVILVSAVVGTVYVYIVPYHMERSYVLCTIYIVVGHWLLANIVFHYYKGVTTKPGAPPKMSDINERPLRRHWKICHKCMQLKAPRTHHCSICKRCVLKMDHHCPWINNCIGHLTHRYFFLFCVYMTMGTGFVVWINWNVFSELFFTRQQIPRSFSTLHPPPDDDPIQRKSVIAVTLLCAAAACTVGSLTMWHAYLISLGETSIEFYINREEERRYQKKGFVYTNPYDHGIKKNWKLFLGLANGRDWRHILWPSSHRPIGNGLEWDTSSYVGATSRGDQPLSNGLPYAHKPPSTYI; encoded by the exons ATGATTCGTTTTACCGAAATATTGTTAGTTGTTAggattgttgtgttgtctctcaCGTACAATGCTGCACGTCCCTTGACGTCGGCTGTTCTGATGAAGTCGTCGACTCTTCCTCTCTTTTGGATGTTTGCGAGAGCGGTGAAGATGAGCGGTCCG CTGTTTGTTGTGGGCGTTGTCATCCTCGTTTCTGCTGTAGTGGGCACTGTGTATGTCTACATTGTCCCATATCACATGGAAAGGAGTTATGTTCTGTGCACAATCTACATTGTTGTGGGACACTGGCTACTTGCCAACATCGTGTTTCACTATTACAAGGGTGTTACCACGAAACCTGGAGCTCCCCCAAAG ATGTCGGACATCAATGAACGTCCTTTGCGACGACATTGGAAGATCTGTCACAAGTGTATGCAGCTCAAAGCACCAAGAACGCATCACTGCTCGATCTGCAAGCGATGTGTTCTCAAGATGGATCATCATTGCC CGTGGATCAACAACTGCATTGGTCATTTGACACATCgatatttcttcttgttctgtGTCTACATGACGATGGGAACAGGCTTTGTTGTCTGGATCAACTGGAATGTTTTCTCAGAACTATTCTTCACTCGCCAACAG ATCCCTAGATCATTCAGTACTCTACATCCTCCACCAGACGACGACCCTATTCAACGCAAGTCGGTCATAGCAGTCACTCTTTTGTGTGCTGCTGCGGCCTGTACTGTTGGATCTCTCACTATGTGGCATGCATATCTTATCTCACTTGGAGAGACTTCTATTGAATTTTACATTAACAGAGAGGAAGAGAGACGCTATCAGAAGAAGGGCTTT GTGTACACTAATCCGTATGATCACGGGATCAAGAAGAATTGGAAGCTGTTTCTTGGTTTAGCTAATGGAAG AGACTGGCGGCACATTTTGTGGCCATCGTCTCACCGACCTATAGGAAATGGACTCGAGTGGGACACGTCAAGTTATGTAGGAGCTACGTCACGAGGAGACCAGCCACTCTCTAACGGATTACCGTATGCACATAAACCTCCATCAACATATATATGA
- the LOC134192286 gene encoding cyclin-J-like, with translation MLAPFAQWWTSDLAQEIHENLRGREGNHEMTSLVQWPILSSSRQRQRRRLVDKMVNICERADLLERTVHSAVLYIDKFIAITNLQDTHVHLAALAAILVAAKYHEREENIPAIAVLNTISAQHFSASHVQSMELILLDCLEWNLGEPTIMSFIEYYMIQTVHPDDYHCDQPLGNVDKARKYVKKYAQYFLQICLQEYELRMYVPSCTAAAVIAAIRSCLCLAPTWPKRLETTTGYQTPQIAHCVHKMLLIHDEDRQATEKEKILTASKATTMTTTAETVAAMLTCITAVQAS, from the exons ATGCTCGCACCGTTTGCTCAATGGTGGACTAGCGATCTAGCGCAAGAAATCCACGAAAATCTACGCGGAAGAGAAGGAAATCATGAGATGACGTCACTCGTTCAATGGCCAATTCTCTCATCGAGCCGGCAGCGGCAACGACGACGTCTCGTCGACAAGATGGTGAACATATGTGAGAGAGCAGACCTACTAGAGCGCACCGTCCACTCGGCCGTTCTCTACATCGACAAATTCATTGCCATCACAAATCTACAAGACACGCACGTTCACTTGGCTGCCCTGGCGGCCATTCTAGTCGCAG CCAAGTATCATGAACGTGAGGAGAACATTCCGGCGATCGCCGTTCTCAACACTATCTCTGCCCAGCACTTCTCCGCCTCTCATGTACAGAGTATGGAACTCATTCTGCTCGACTGCCTCGAGTGGAATCTGGGAGAGCCGACCATCATGTCGTTCATTGAATATTATATGATCCAGACGGTACATCCCGATGATTACCACTGCGATCAACCACTGGGTAACGTTGACAAAGCCAGGAAATATGTCAAAAAGTATGCTCAGTATTTTCTCCAGATATGCTtacaag AATACGAACTTCGAATGTATGTCCCATCTTGCACTGCAGCTGCTGTCATAGCAGCTATCCGTTCGTGCCTATGTCTGGCCCCTACATGGCCCAAACGACTTGAAACCACTACTGGTTATCAGACTCCTCAAATAGCTCATTGTGTGCACAAAATGTTGCT GATACACGATGAGGACAGACAAGCGACAGAAAAGGAGAAAATTTTGACTGCCTCTAAAGCGACTACGATGACAACGACTGCAGAGACAGTTGCAGCAATGCTGACTTGTATTACAGCAGTGCAAGCTAGTTAA
- the LOC134190757 gene encoding methylated-DNA--protein-cysteine methyltransferase-like, with protein MASASDMHVEQNVAYYLSPVGLIKIQASAKGITSLKIVKDKSHAHSLIEEHRLETLHNCTNPSHNKKLDEALKWLEEYFCRPEELRKDGCRRLPPLDLPMGGNFVRKVWLTLADHVPLGRTTTYGELAQLAGRPAASRAAGQAMRTNPVSIIVPCHRVLPKSGGVGRYSGGEGSVTKQWLLDHERVCGDMKHAK; from the coding sequence ATGGCTTCTGCAAGTGACATGCACGTGGAGCAGAACGTTGCCTACTACCTTTCACCAGTCGGTCTTATCAAAATTCAAGCGTCTGCAAAGGGCATCACATCTCTTAAAATTGTCAAAGACAAGAGCCACGCCCACAGCTTAATAGAGGAACACAGACTCGAGACTCTGCACAACTGCACAAATCCGAGTCACAACAAGAAACTGGATGAGGCATTGAAATGGCTCGAGGAGTATTTCTGTAGACCGGAAGAGCTTAGGAAAGATGGATGCCGAAGGTTGCCTCCACTTGATTTGCCGATGGGAGGCAACTTTGTGAGGAAAGTGTGGTTGACGCTTGCAGACCACGTGCCACTTGGTCGCACGACAACTTATGGTGAGCTTGCCCAGTTGGCTGGACGTCCTGCAGCTTCTCGTGCCGCTGGTCAAGCCATGAGGACAAATCCGGTATCGATTATTGTGCCTTGTCATCGAGTGTTGCCGAAGAGTGGAGGAGTGGGGAGATACAGTGGAGGAGAAGGGAGTGTCACAAAACAGTGGCTTTTAGATCACGAGAGGGTGTGTGGTGATATGAAACATGCTAAATGA
- the LOC134189421 gene encoding rho GTPase-activating protein 19-like, translating to MNTSCGSIASMSTVSSMGTSIGQSGTPFTPDLLDGVDHETFTAYCCSLLSRHLDLCDDKLQQLLDEGKEHVSKNAATSLRKHSWGSIFSRKNSQSSGAPSSSQKLFGAPLPEPNGPTKILQLIESLKKHVCVDGLFRVSGSKRRTDALKVLLSESGSHPVHLLDLSAVESEYNPHDVASVVKCYFAELPDSILLSKHFLAYEQINDLSDAAKTEVIQLLLLLLPPVNRLTLVSLFQLLGLIVDHQQENRMGSHNLAVVLTPNLCGHSKGCSSCQSAITVSHMTPAVQHMIEHFEEIFQIPSELLIQLRIQSTRKANGQDDEIPVMTSSYCKQVSMDEYEQRTKQTTQMALAALYHKIQDMPDGKSKQHFTKRLNVGMPGTPPFLPHARHRRPLEEYNRDIVPLKWSHVKEAPTSSDIEQMDVSMSLV from the exons ATGAACACGTCGTGCGGCAGTATCGCCTCCATGTCAACTGTCTCGTCGATGGGCACGTCGATTGGTCAAAGCGGGACCCCCTTCACTCCCGACTTGTTGGACGGTGTCGATCACGAGACGTTTACGGCCTACTGCTGCAGTCTGTTGTCGCGTCATTTAGATCTCTGCGACGACAAGCTACAGCAGTTGCTGGATGAGGGTAAAGAGCACGTGTCGAAGAACGCGGCGACAAGTTTGAGGAAACACTCTTGGGGATCTATTTTCTCGAGGAAGAATTCGCAGT CATCTGGTGCACCTTCCAGCTCACAGAAGTTGTTTGGAGCTCCGCTTCCAGAGCCGAACGGTCCTACCAAGATCCTTCAACTTATTGAGTCACTCAAGAAAC atgtgtgtgtggacgGATTATTTCGAGTGTCAGGGAGTAAACGTCGTACCGATGCATTGAAAGTGCTTCTGTCTGAGTCTGGATCACATCCTGTGCATCTGCTTGATCTCTCCGCTGTGGAGTCGGAGTACAATCCTCACGATGTGGCGTCTGTGGTGAAGTGCTACTTTGCTGAACTGCCGGATTCAATTCTTTTATCGAAGCATTTTCTGGCTTACGAGCAAATCAAtg atTTGAGTGATGCAGCTAAAACGGAAGTAATACAGCTTCTACTCTTGCTGCTGCCTCCTGTCAATCGTCTGACTCTCGTCTCTCTCTTTCAACTACTTGGTCTCATCGTCGATcatcaacaagaaaacaggATGGGCTCTCACAATCTGGCAGTCGTATTGACGCCGAATTTATGTGGTCACAGCAAG GGATGTTCGTCTTGTCAGTCGGCCATTACTGTTAGTCATATGACTCCAGCAGTTCAACATATGATTGAGCATTTTGAAGAGATCTTTCAG ATACCCAGTGAACTTCTAATACAACTGAGAATTCAGTCGACACGGAAAGCCAACGGTCAAGATGACGAGATACCAGTCATGACATCTAGTTACTGCAAGCAAGTGTCAATGGACGAGTATGAACAGAGAAcgaaacagacaacacagatgGCGTTAGCTGCACTTTATCACAAAATTCAGGATATGCCCGATGGCAAGTCAAAGCAACATTTTACAAAACGC CTCAACGTCGGTATGCCAGGCACGCCTCCATTTTTACCACATGCTAGACATCGTCGCCCACTAGAAGAGTACAATCGTGACATTGTT CCACTCAAGTGGTCACATGTGAAAGAA GCTCCCACATCATCAGATATTGAGCAAATGGACGTGTCGATGTCACTTGTATGA
- the LOC134198444 gene encoding fibroblast growth factor receptor 1-like yields MSATSVKPTYNISSNTTSRNTVVIASVALALVTASSLAVLLVCFATRRHQQQPWRLCLRTHIRCRKDARQEVEKLDIPKELRIARNHIRMHRTIGEGYFGLVMEGEIYDKQTSWTRVAVKISKSHVEGSISLANEAVIMAKIGIHENVVRLLGVCQHKDSILLIMEYTEHGNLRSHLLLQRNTNTGECTHSCPTQKAFLYALQVAKGMTYITSQKCIHGDLSARNVLVHAGNVLKVSDFGLAKDIHYYEFYKRKTPGIVPFKWTAPETLIDKIYTEASDVWSFGVLLWEIATLGGLPYPGVPIEELYELLTKRNYRMKQPPNCSKKLYSLMVNCWNELPKNRPRFSDLIGLIEQAMPELE; encoded by the exons ATGTCTGCAACATCAGTCAAACCTACCTATAACATTTCaagcaacacaacatcaaGAAACACTGTTGTTATTGCTTCTGTTGCTTTAGCTTTAGTGACGGCAAGTTCCCTAGCAGTCCTACTGGTCTGCTTCGCTACAAGACGACATCAGCAACAACCTTGGAGACTGTGTTTACGTACACACATTCGGTGCAGAAAGGATGCCAGACAAGAAGTAGAG AAACTGGATATACCGAAGGAACTGCGAATAGCAAGAAATCACATCCGAATGCACAGAACAATTG GTGAGGGATACTTTGGTCTCGTCATGGAGGGTGAAATATACGATAAGCAAACATCCTGGACTAGAGTTGCagtcaaaatttcaaaaa GTCACGTGGAGGGATCAATCAGTTTGGCAAATGAAGCTGTAATCATGGCAAAAATAGGCATCCATGAAAACGTTGTCAGGTTACTAGGTGTCTGCCAACACAAAG ATTCAATTCTTCTGATTATGGAATACACAGAACATGGCAACTTACGTTCACATCTGCTATtgcaaagaaacacaaacaccgGAGAATGTACACACAGTTGCCCAACACAGAAGGCATTTCTCTATGCTCTGCAAGTCGCTAAAGGCATGACCTATATAACATCTCAAAAG TGCATACATGGAGACTTGTCTGCTCGCAATGTTCTTGTTCATGCAGGCAATGTGCTCAAAGTGTCTGACTTTGGTCTTGCAAAAGATATCCATTACTATGAGTTTTACAAGAGAAAGACTCCT GGAATTGTTCCTTTCAAATGGACAGCCCCAGAGACTCTAATCGATAAAATTTACACAGAAGCAAGTGATGT GTGGTCATTCGGAGTTCTTCTATGGGAAATTGCCACACTTG GAGGCTTACCATACCCTGGAGTCCCAATTGAGGAACTCTATGAGCTGCTCACTAAAAGAAACTACCGCATGAAGCAACCACCCAACTGTTCAAAGAAatt ATACAGTTTAATGGTCAACTGTTGGAACGAACTACCTAAAAATCGTCCAAGATTCAGCGATTTAATTGGACTAATAGAGCAAGCAATGCCAGAGCTGGAATAA